A genomic stretch from Flavobacterium humidisoli includes:
- a CDS encoding S41 family peptidase: MYPYFKKKFIIPVAAAGMLFVGTSFKEDFFEIAKQIEIFTTLFKAVNTNYVDETNPGDLMDKAIKSMLASLDPYTVYFNEQDVVNFKINNTGEYTGIGALISRKKDRLIVREPYKNYPADKAGLKAGDEIIQIGDVLIADFNDDASQLLKGTKNTKINIKYLRQGKPNTTVLVLDEVDIKSVPFYGKIDDKTGYIVLAHFSRKASAEVKEALEKLKADGAKQIVLDLRGNPGGLLNEAIDICNLFVPKNEVIVTTKSRIEKHNNTYKTQKEPVDTEIPLAILVNGRSASASEIVSGALQDLDRAVILGSRSFGKGLVQRSVDLTYGTQLKVTISRYYTPSGRCIQALDYAHKDKNGVAQKTDAKNYNAFKTRKGRTVYDGGGVLPDIELEEAKTSAIATALIKNDGVFDYATTYYYKNPNLGDKIPTLTDTDYTAFKQYLKTNKITFDTETEVALKNTLAAAKKEKIDETITAEYQQLLNALEKSETTLLDKNQKEIKNMILEELIKRYQYQEGLYQYYLKNNSEIKRAVSVLNNQTEYKTILKM; encoded by the coding sequence ATGTATCCGTATTTCAAGAAGAAATTTATTATACCAGTCGCTGCGGCGGGAATGTTATTTGTTGGAACCAGTTTTAAAGAAGATTTTTTTGAAATTGCCAAACAGATCGAGATTTTTACGACTTTGTTTAAAGCCGTAAATACCAATTATGTTGACGAAACCAATCCGGGAGATTTGATGGATAAGGCCATAAAGAGCATGTTGGCAAGTCTAGATCCGTACACGGTTTATTTTAACGAACAAGATGTTGTCAATTTTAAAATCAATAATACCGGAGAATATACAGGAATTGGTGCTTTGATTTCTAGAAAAAAAGACCGTTTAATTGTTCGCGAGCCTTATAAAAATTATCCAGCAGACAAAGCTGGACTTAAAGCAGGTGACGAAATTATCCAGATTGGCGATGTTTTGATTGCTGATTTTAATGATGATGCTTCTCAACTTTTAAAGGGAACAAAAAATACGAAAATCAACATCAAATATCTTCGTCAAGGAAAACCAAATACTACCGTTTTAGTTTTGGATGAAGTTGATATTAAATCGGTTCCCTTTTATGGAAAAATTGATGATAAAACGGGTTATATTGTTTTGGCCCATTTTAGCAGAAAAGCTTCTGCAGAAGTAAAAGAAGCGTTGGAAAAACTTAAAGCCGACGGTGCCAAACAAATAGTTTTGGATTTGAGAGGAAATCCTGGTGGTTTATTAAACGAAGCCATTGATATCTGTAATTTATTTGTTCCAAAAAATGAAGTTATTGTAACAACAAAATCTAGAATTGAAAAACACAATAATACTTATAAAACACAAAAAGAGCCAGTTGATACGGAGATTCCATTGGCCATTTTAGTAAACGGAAGAAGTGCCTCGGCATCTGAAATTGTTTCTGGCGCTTTGCAGGATTTGGATCGTGCTGTTATTCTTGGAAGCAGAAGCTTTGGAAAAGGTTTGGTGCAGCGTTCTGTCGATTTAACTTACGGAACACAATTAAAAGTTACCATTTCAAGATATTACACGCCTTCAGGAAGATGTATTCAGGCTCTTGATTATGCACACAAAGATAAAAATGGTGTCGCGCAAAAAACGGATGCCAAAAACTATAATGCTTTTAAAACTAGAAAAGGCAGAACGGTTTATGACGGCGGAGGGGTTTTACCAGATATAGAATTGGAAGAAGCAAAAACCAGTGCAATTGCTACTGCTTTAATCAAAAATGATGGTGTTTTTGATTATGCAACAACATACTATTACAAAAATCCAAATTTGGGCGATAAGATTCCGACTTTGACTGATACAGATTATACTGCTTTCAAACAATATTTGAAAACTAACAAAATCACTTTTGACACAGAAACCGAAGTGGCTTTGAAAAATACTTTAGCTGCAGCTAAAAAAGAAAAAATAGACGAGACCATTACTGCCGAATATCAGCAATTGTTAAATGCTTTAGAAAAAAGCGAAACTACTTTACTGGATAAAAACCAAAAAGAGATTAAAAACATGATCTTGGAAGAATTGATTAAAAGATATCAATATCAGGAAGGTTTGTATCAGTATTACTTAAAAAACAATTCTGAAATTAAAAGAGCAGTTAGCGTATTAAATAACCAAACAGAATATAAGACGATTTTAAAAATGTAG
- a CDS encoding DUF1579 domain-containing protein: MKKLTATLAIITLCFISCKKEVKEEATPTTATDSIKTEEPVAEAPLDSAAQMKAWQEYATPGNPHKILADEVGTWNCDMTFWSDANAKPEKETCVAEIKMILGGRFQEATYKGTMMGQPFDGKGTVGYNNASKEYISTFIDNMGTGMMIGRGKYNESAKSIEFDGEMADPVTAKNTKYREVYTIVDAKTRKMEMYDTKNGTEYKSMEIVMTKK; the protein is encoded by the coding sequence ATGAAAAAATTAACCGCAACCTTAGCAATAATAACCTTATGTTTTATTTCTTGTAAAAAAGAAGTGAAGGAAGAAGCCACGCCTACAACGGCGACAGATTCTATTAAAACAGAAGAACCAGTTGCTGAAGCGCCATTAGATTCTGCGGCGCAGATGAAAGCCTGGCAAGAATATGCAACACCAGGAAATCCACATAAAATACTGGCTGATGAAGTTGGAACTTGGAACTGCGATATGACATTTTGGTCGGATGCAAACGCAAAACCTGAAAAAGAAACTTGTGTAGCCGAAATCAAAATGATATTAGGCGGACGTTTTCAAGAGGCAACTTACAAAGGAACTATGATGGGACAGCCATTTGATGGTAAAGGCACAGTAGGCTATAATAATGCGAGTAAAGAATACATCTCTACATTTATTGATAATATGGGAACTGGGATGATGATAGGCAGAGGAAAGTATAATGAAAGTGCCAAGAGTATAGAATTTGACGGAGAAATGGCCGATCCAGTAACAGCAAAAAATACAAAGTACAGAGAAGTTTACACTATCGTAGATGCTAAAACACGAAAAATGGAAATGTACGATACAAAAAATGGAACAGAATATAAAAGCATGGAAATCGTAATGACGAAGAAGTAG
- a CDS encoding DUF4837 family protein, with the protein MNKTHFLLLLVPFFLTSCFKSEKQSETVSGKTNTISVIIDDQLWYGEVGDSIRNKFASPVLGLTQEEPLFTINQYPARLLEGFVTDSRSIIVVKKTNAEKFEIIRSKTLPHNTFRIYGKSVDDIICSLELNAPQIIKIIHDAEIQKIQEDNSASLLNKAIIKNKFHINIQIPTGYEYMLHKKKFIWLKKEIISGNTSLLIYQIPLYNFKKKKDVVNAIVKMRDSIGKYIQGREPNTQMITSEAYAPYFSKIILDNKEAFETKGTWELKNDFMTGPFINYAIIDPTFNRVLVIEGFSYSPSHQERDLMLELEAIIKTVKIDKR; encoded by the coding sequence ATGAATAAAACCCATTTTTTATTGCTATTAGTTCCATTTTTCCTGACTTCTTGTTTCAAGAGTGAAAAACAAAGCGAAACAGTTTCTGGAAAAACCAATACCATATCGGTCATAATTGATGATCAGTTGTGGTACGGAGAAGTAGGCGATAGTATTAGAAATAAATTTGCCTCACCGGTTCTTGGACTTACTCAAGAAGAACCGCTTTTTACCATTAATCAATATCCTGCTAGGTTGCTTGAAGGTTTTGTTACAGATAGCCGAAGCATCATTGTAGTTAAAAAAACAAACGCAGAGAAATTCGAAATCATTCGAAGCAAAACTCTTCCTCACAATACCTTTCGCATTTACGGAAAATCGGTAGACGATATTATATGCAGTCTAGAATTGAACGCACCGCAAATAATCAAAATTATTCACGATGCCGAAATTCAGAAAATTCAAGAAGATAACAGTGCTTCATTGTTAAATAAAGCGATTATTAAGAACAAGTTTCACATCAATATTCAAATCCCGACAGGATATGAATACATGTTGCATAAAAAGAAATTCATCTGGCTTAAGAAGGAAATTATAAGTGGTAATACTAGTCTGTTAATTTATCAGATTCCGCTATATAATTTCAAGAAGAAAAAAGACGTTGTAAATGCTATTGTCAAAATGCGTGATTCAATAGGTAAATACATTCAGGGCCGTGAACCCAATACACAAATGATTACCAGTGAAGCTTATGCACCCTATTTCTCAAAAATAATATTGGACAATAAAGAAGCCTTCGAAACAAAAGGAACATGGGAATTGAAAAATGATTTCATGACAGGACCATTTATCAATTATGCAATTATAGACCCAACCTTTAATCGTGTTTTGGTTATTGAAGGATTCTCTTATTCGCCCTCACATCAAGAACGCGATCTAATGCTAGAACTTGAAGCCATTATTAAAACAGTCAAAATAGACAAACGATAG
- a CDS encoding OmpA family protein has translation MKITLALVLFSYYTVNAQQKPVETIYFEFDKYDLTEKQISVVSNFIKSIDTSRVESIQIYGYCDDRGNDEYNFRLSNNRANTIQDLLIKKGFNQSKIVILEGKGRVVVKADTIENLYETRLRNRRVDLIVVKKNSFGKGIHTSFKDKLKVGDKVCLESILFEIGSAKLTPNSKKELDKIAITLQDHRNLNFEIRGHVCCTPEIYSDGIDKDTKERRLSWNRAKTVFHYLMSKKVSKSRMTYIGCGNKYPLGRGDNYDRRVEFVITKI, from the coding sequence ATGAAGATAACTTTAGCCTTGGTTCTTTTTTCATATTATACAGTAAACGCACAACAAAAACCTGTTGAAACTATTTATTTTGAATTCGACAAGTATGATTTGACAGAAAAGCAAATCAGTGTGGTTTCTAACTTTATAAAAAGCATAGACACTTCTAGAGTTGAGTCTATTCAGATTTATGGCTATTGTGATGATCGTGGAAATGATGAGTATAACTTTAGATTGTCAAACAATCGAGCCAATACCATTCAGGATCTATTGATCAAAAAAGGATTCAATCAAAGTAAAATTGTTATTCTGGAAGGAAAAGGGCGTGTTGTCGTAAAAGCAGATACGATAGAAAATCTGTACGAAACGCGTCTCCGAAATCGGCGGGTTGACTTAATTGTTGTTAAAAAGAATAGTTTTGGAAAAGGAATTCACACTTCTTTCAAAGATAAGTTAAAAGTAGGCGATAAAGTTTGTCTAGAATCCATTTTATTTGAAATTGGAAGTGCCAAATTAACTCCCAATTCTAAAAAAGAATTGGATAAAATTGCAATAACGCTTCAAGATCATCGAAACTTAAACTTTGAAATACGTGGACACGTTTGCTGCACACCCGAAATTTACAGCGACGGAATTGATAAAGACACTAAAGAAAGGAGACTTTCTTGGAATCGCGCCAAAACTGTTTTCCATTATTTAATGTCCAAAAAAGTATCCAAAAGCCGCATGACCTATATTGGATGCGGCAATAAATATCCTTTAGGCCGAGGCGATAATTACGATCGGCGGGTAGAATTTGTCATTACTAAGATTTAG
- a CDS encoding GNAT family N-acetyltransferase produces MELKWKIKPFEALTVHELYDLLRLRSEIFVVEQNCVYLDLDGKDKKALHLIGEFEGKIVAYSRLFDAGISFDNASIGRVVVDQNYRDRKWGHELMREAIAQIQSNFGKDKITIGAQLYLKKFYESHGFVQTSEMYLEDDIPHIEMILE; encoded by the coding sequence ATGGAATTAAAATGGAAAATAAAGCCTTTTGAGGCACTAACGGTTCATGAGTTATATGATTTGCTCAGATTGCGAAGTGAAATCTTTGTAGTGGAGCAAAATTGCGTTTATTTAGACCTTGATGGCAAAGACAAGAAAGCATTGCACCTTATAGGAGAATTTGAAGGTAAAATCGTAGCGTATTCGCGCTTATTTGATGCTGGAATTAGTTTCGATAATGCTTCGATCGGAAGAGTCGTTGTAGATCAAAATTACAGAGACAGAAAATGGGGACACGAATTAATGCGAGAAGCTATTGCACAAATTCAATCCAATTTTGGGAAAGATAAAATTACCATAGGAGCGCAATTGTATTTGAAGAAATTCTATGAAAGCCACGGTTTTGTGCAAACCAGCGAAATGTATTTAGAAGATGATATTCCGCATATAGAAATGATTCTCGAATAA
- a CDS encoding LysM peptidoglycan-binding domain-containing protein, producing MIVKKLSLVVSAFFSLAVCAQETAKADLELKPEVKLSYLDSIKSTFKKDHLATKVDSLWMNELVSLDIYDDLTKDIQTINKDVTVDEELPTELLKQRLAAMNQKSPFEIQYNQGLENIIKSFLKNRKKSFSRLMALSEYYFPMFEDAFAKQNVPLEIKYLAVVESALNPKAVSKMGATGLWQFMYGTGKQYALKIDSYIDERSDPLKATAAASEYMTKMFNIFGDWELVLASYNSGPGNVTKAIRRSGGKTKYWDIRNYLPKETQGYVPAFLATMYLFEYHKEHGINPERAVVKNFETDTVAIKNQMSFKQIADLLDMPQSQIQLLNPSYKMGVVPFYQGEQHFIRLPKDKVATFVSNEEQIYAYVKHNTEFRSTSSRLAVKYAPKAKPATVKPAAIDNGDFEFYKVRKGDNLGAIASKYNVSIGEIKKWNNLKTNAVAIGRSLKIKPEESSPSAIKANAIVDKKEEAIASAENKEKTAVDMDYVVVAGDNLGSIAKKFGTTIAELKELNDLTSNNIGLGKTLIISKAAIVIEEPASTAIASNSVDTFKKKAPSKNVSEDYYVKKGDSLYSISKKYPGVTISDIKKWNGIKDEDIKPGMKLKING from the coding sequence GTCTTTGGATGAATGAATTAGTAAGTCTAGATATTTATGATGATCTGACCAAAGACATTCAAACCATTAACAAAGATGTTACTGTTGATGAAGAACTCCCAACCGAACTGCTAAAACAGCGTTTGGCGGCAATGAATCAGAAATCACCTTTTGAGATACAATACAATCAAGGTTTAGAAAATATAATAAAGTCATTTCTTAAGAACCGTAAAAAATCGTTTTCTCGATTAATGGCTTTATCAGAATATTATTTCCCAATGTTCGAGGATGCTTTTGCCAAACAAAATGTTCCTTTGGAAATAAAATATTTAGCCGTTGTAGAATCTGCTTTAAATCCTAAAGCAGTTTCTAAAATGGGCGCTACGGGACTTTGGCAGTTTATGTACGGAACCGGAAAACAATACGCTTTAAAAATCGATTCTTATATCGACGAAAGAAGTGATCCTCTTAAAGCTACGGCTGCAGCGTCTGAGTACATGACCAAAATGTTCAATATTTTTGGCGACTGGGAACTGGTTTTAGCTTCTTACAACTCAGGTCCAGGAAATGTTACCAAAGCGATTCGTCGTTCTGGCGGAAAAACAAAATACTGGGACATTCGTAATTATCTTCCAAAAGAAACTCAAGGTTACGTACCCGCTTTCTTAGCCACAATGTACCTTTTTGAATACCACAAAGAACACGGAATCAATCCGGAAAGAGCTGTGGTTAAAAACTTTGAAACAGATACTGTAGCAATCAAAAATCAAATGTCTTTCAAACAGATTGCCGATTTGTTAGACATGCCACAATCACAAATTCAGCTTTTAAATCCGTCATACAAAATGGGAGTTGTTCCTTTTTATCAAGGAGAACAGCATTTTATCAGACTTCCAAAAGATAAAGTAGCAACTTTTGTATCAAACGAAGAGCAAATTTATGCTTACGTAAAACACAATACAGAATTTAGATCGACCTCTTCTAGATTAGCTGTAAAATATGCTCCGAAAGCAAAACCAGCAACAGTTAAACCTGCGGCTATTGATAATGGAGATTTCGAATTTTATAAAGTTAGAAAAGGAGATAATTTAGGTGCAATCGCTTCCAAGTATAATGTGAGCATTGGCGAGATTAAAAAATGGAATAATTTAAAAACAAATGCAGTTGCAATTGGCAGAAGTTTAAAAATTAAACCTGAAGAGTCTTCACCTTCAGCTATTAAAGCAAATGCAATTGTAGATAAAAAAGAAGAAGCAATCGCATCTGCTGAAAATAAAGAGAAAACAGCTGTCGATATGGACTATGTTGTAGTTGCTGGCGACAATTTAGGTAGCATTGCAAAGAAATTCGGTACGACTATTGCGGAGTTAAAAGAACTTAACGATTTAACTTCAAATAACATTGGTTTAGGAAAAACACTTATTATTTCTAAAGCAGCAATAGTTATAGAAGAGCCGGCTTCAACAGCAATTGCATCAAACTCGGTTGATACATTCAAGAAAAAAGCACCTTCTAAAAACGTTAGTGAAGATTATTACGTTAAAAAAGGAGATTCTTTATACAGCATTTCTAAAAAATATCCTGGAGTAACAATTTCAGATATTAAAAAATGGAATGGCATTAAAGATGAAGATATTAAACCGGGAATGAAACTTAAAATAAACGGATAA